A genomic region of Streptomyces sp. R33 contains the following coding sequences:
- a CDS encoding VWA domain-containing protein: protein MTGSAIDLRKMEATAPALVSLYKSAGVSLRKHGLEGGRASVYLVLDYSGSMRPYYHDGTVQALADRVLGLSAHLDDDGRVPVVFFSTEVDAVEEIPLAGHRGRIAEIASRLGHMGRTAYHAAMDAVIDHYLDSGSAKPALVVFQTDGGPINKAAAERYLCKAARLPLFWQFVGFGETRSTQFDFLRRLDELPVPARRVVDNAGYFHAGPDPREVPDSVLFDRLVMEFPSWLASARAAGIVRA, encoded by the coding sequence ATGACGGGCAGCGCGATCGACCTCCGCAAGATGGAAGCCACCGCTCCGGCGCTCGTGAGCCTCTACAAGAGCGCGGGTGTCTCGCTGCGCAAGCACGGCCTGGAGGGCGGACGCGCCTCGGTGTACCTGGTCCTGGACTACTCGGGGTCGATGCGCCCGTACTACCACGACGGCACCGTGCAGGCGCTCGCCGACCGGGTGCTGGGCCTGTCCGCGCACCTGGACGACGACGGCCGCGTGCCGGTGGTGTTCTTCTCCACGGAGGTCGACGCGGTGGAGGAGATCCCGCTCGCCGGGCACCGGGGCCGGATCGCGGAGATCGCCTCCCGCCTCGGCCACATGGGCAGGACGGCGTACCACGCGGCGATGGACGCGGTGATCGACCACTATCTGGATTCGGGGTCGGCGAAACCCGCTCTGGTCGTCTTCCAGACGGACGGCGGCCCGATCAACAAGGCGGCGGCGGAGCGGTACCTGTGCAAGGCGGCACGGCTCCCGCTGTTCTGGCAGTTCGTCGGCTTCGGCGAGACGCGCAGTACGCAGTTCGACTTCCTGCGCCGGCTGGACGAACTGCCCGTGCCCGCCCGGCGGGTGGTGGACAACGCGGGCTATTTCCACGCGGGGCCGGACCCGCGCGAGGTACCGGATTCCGTCCTGTTCGACCGGCTGGTCATGGAGTTCCCTTCCTGGCTGGCGTCGGCCCGCGCGGCGGGCATCGTGCGCGCCTGA
- a CDS encoding PadR family transcriptional regulator, whose product MRCVADETNKHPLPATSWAVLGLLSFGEELSGYDLKKWSDRSLRFFYWSPSFSQIYSELKRLEKAGYASSRLVAQETGTRDKRVYRITDEGMAAVRAWAREAPVDPPVLKHGPMLRLWLGHLLEPAQMREVLLHHQEFAEQMRLRAVADGESAQEQPAWAYPALALKWAERYHASERDLAAAMLDDIAALEPGDTRAEADGRA is encoded by the coding sequence CTGCGGTGCGTGGCAGACGAGACGAACAAGCACCCGCTCCCGGCGACCAGTTGGGCGGTGCTCGGGCTGCTCTCCTTCGGAGAGGAGCTCTCCGGCTACGACCTGAAGAAGTGGTCGGACCGGTCGCTGCGCTTCTTCTACTGGAGCCCTTCCTTCAGCCAGATCTACAGCGAGCTCAAGCGCCTGGAGAAGGCCGGCTACGCCTCCTCCCGACTCGTCGCCCAGGAGACCGGCACCCGCGACAAGCGGGTGTACCGGATCACCGACGAGGGCATGGCGGCCGTACGGGCCTGGGCCCGCGAGGCCCCGGTCGACCCGCCCGTCCTCAAGCACGGGCCGATGCTGCGGCTGTGGCTGGGCCACCTGCTGGAGCCCGCCCAGATGCGTGAAGTCCTGCTCCATCACCAGGAGTTCGCGGAGCAGATGCGGCTGCGGGCGGTGGCCGACGGGGAAAGCGCGCAGGAGCAGCCCGCCTGGGCCTACCCGGCGCTCGCCCTCAAGTGGGCCGAGCGGTACCACGCCTCCGAACGGGACCTCGCAGCCGCCATGCTCGACGACATCGCGGCCCTGGAGCCCGGCGACACCCGCGCGGAGGCGGACGGGCGCGCGTAG
- a CDS encoding SDR family NAD(P)-dependent oxidoreductase, which translates to MISLDGKVVVITGAGRGQGAAEARLCADAGSRVVVTDIREEEGRAVAASLGDQGLYVRHDVAGADSWAEVVREAVRAFGTVSALVNNAAVWRTAHVERQRPEEFEALLRVNLLGPFLGIQAVAPVLRAAGGGSIVNISSTAGLVGIPGHAAYGSSKFGLRGLTRSAALDLAGDRIRVNSVHPGAIDTPMISEVSGQDWSHVPLGRVGRPEEVGELVLFLCSDASSYVTGTEFAVDGGMTAR; encoded by the coding sequence GTGATCTCGCTGGACGGGAAGGTCGTCGTCATCACGGGCGCCGGACGCGGGCAGGGCGCGGCGGAGGCCCGGCTGTGCGCGGATGCCGGCTCGCGGGTGGTCGTCACGGACATACGGGAGGAGGAGGGCCGGGCGGTCGCGGCCTCGCTCGGGGACCAGGGGCTGTACGTACGGCACGACGTGGCCGGGGCGGACAGCTGGGCGGAGGTCGTACGGGAGGCCGTACGCGCCTTCGGCACGGTCTCGGCGCTGGTCAACAACGCGGCGGTGTGGCGCACGGCCCACGTGGAGCGGCAGCGGCCCGAGGAGTTCGAGGCGCTGCTGCGGGTGAACCTGCTGGGGCCGTTCCTGGGGATCCAGGCGGTGGCGCCGGTGCTGCGGGCGGCCGGGGGCGGCTCGATCGTGAACATCTCCTCGACGGCCGGGCTGGTCGGGATCCCGGGCCACGCGGCGTACGGGTCAAGCAAGTTCGGGTTGCGCGGGCTGACCCGCTCGGCGGCGCTGGACCTGGCGGGGGACCGGATCCGGGTCAACTCGGTGCATCCGGGGGCGATCGACACGCCGATGATCTCCGAGGTCTCCGGGCAGGACTGGTCGCACGTGCCACTGGGGCGGGTGGGGCGGCCGGAGGAGGTGGGGGAGCTGGTGCTGTTCCTCTGCTCGGACGCGTCCTCGTACGTGACGGGCACGGAGTTCGCGGTGGACGGGGGGATGACGGCGCGATGA
- a CDS encoding alpha/beta hydrolase, with product MTDGGTSAGATTAGATSAGAAGDSLSPAARALCEAMAAAFPGPGDVAALRAAAAGGRPAGPEVASVRDTDASGVPVRIYDPAPGSAGRPLVVWFHGGGWVMCGLDTHDPVCRSLTAGSGAVVVSADYRLAPEHPWPAAPDDALTVLLWARAQALALGCDPGRVVVAGDSSGGNLAAVTALRAPGLVAGQLLVYPPLDAAMESASVSPYGEGHFHTAAHMAWYWEQYGGDPAHPHVSPLRARELSGLPRTLLVLADCDPLRDEGLAYARRLGAAGVDCAVHVYPGVFHGFLGLPLPAGRAALAAAASWLRAGG from the coding sequence ATGACCGACGGCGGGACGAGTGCCGGTGCGACGACTGCGGGTGCGACGAGTGCCGGTGCGGCGGGCGACTCCCTTTCCCCCGCGGCCCGGGCGCTGTGCGAGGCGATGGCGGCGGCGTTCCCGGGGCCGGGGGACGTGGCGGCCCTGCGGGCGGCGGCCGCGGGCGGCCGGCCGGCGGGCCCGGAGGTGGCCTCGGTGCGGGACACCGACGCCTCGGGTGTCCCGGTCCGCATCTACGACCCCGCGCCGGGCTCGGCGGGCCGCCCTCTGGTGGTCTGGTTCCACGGCGGCGGCTGGGTGATGTGCGGGCTCGACACGCACGACCCGGTGTGCCGGTCGCTGACCGCGGGTTCGGGCGCGGTGGTGGTCTCGGCCGACTACCGCCTCGCCCCGGAACACCCCTGGCCGGCGGCGCCGGACGACGCCCTGACGGTGCTGCTGTGGGCGCGGGCGCAGGCCCTCGCGCTGGGCTGCGATCCGGGCCGGGTGGTGGTGGCGGGGGACTCCAGCGGGGGCAACCTGGCAGCGGTGACGGCGCTGCGGGCGCCCGGGCTGGTGGCGGGCCAGCTGCTGGTCTATCCGCCGCTGGACGCGGCGATGGAGTCCGCGTCGGTGTCGCCGTACGGGGAAGGCCACTTCCACACCGCGGCCCACATGGCCTGGTACTGGGAGCAGTACGGCGGCGATCCCGCGCATCCGCACGTCTCGCCGCTGCGGGCCCGCGAGCTGTCGGGACTCCCGCGCACGCTGCTGGTGCTGGCCGACTGCGACCCGCTGCGCGACGAGGGCCTGGCGTACGCGCGCCGGCTGGGTGCGGCGGGGGTGGACTGCGCGGTCCACGTGTACCCGGGGGTCTTCCACGGGTTCCTGGGCCTGCCGCTGCCGGCCGGGCGGGCGGCCCTGGCTGCTGCGGCATCCTGGCTGCGAGCCGGCGGGTAA
- a CDS encoding class I SAM-dependent methyltransferase yields MTSTPPRARARSFDTAAALYAANRPGYPGELFDALEALAGRGLRGARVADVGAGTGIATGLLHARGADVVAVEPGDGMAAEFRRANPGIPLVRGDGDRLPLVTAGFDFLTYAQAWHWTDPARSVPEARRVLRPGGALALWWNDLDTAVPWIAEQDERIRALFDAGGVTFRALPAEPAFTSREVRWSRRIPLDVHLANHASHSAFLMLGPDGTREFLEAERVRLTPLFPDGTVEEHYVVSLSVALV; encoded by the coding sequence ATGACGTCCACGCCGCCCCGCGCCCGTGCCCGGTCCTTCGACACCGCCGCCGCGCTGTACGCGGCGAACCGGCCCGGGTATCCCGGGGAGCTGTTCGACGCCCTCGAGGCGCTGGCCGGGCGGGGGCTGCGGGGGGCCAGGGTGGCCGACGTGGGGGCCGGGACCGGGATCGCCACCGGGCTGCTGCACGCCCGCGGTGCGGACGTCGTCGCCGTCGAGCCGGGCGACGGCATGGCCGCCGAGTTCCGGCGCGCGAACCCGGGGATCCCGCTCGTGCGCGGGGACGGCGACCGGCTGCCGCTCGTCACCGCCGGGTTCGACTTCCTCACGTACGCCCAGGCCTGGCACTGGACCGACCCCGCCCGCTCCGTACCCGAGGCACGCCGCGTGCTGCGCCCCGGCGGCGCGCTCGCGCTCTGGTGGAACGACCTGGACACCGCCGTCCCCTGGATCGCCGAGCAGGACGAACGGATCCGGGCCCTGTTCGACGCCGGCGGCGTCACCTTCCGGGCTCTGCCGGCCGAGCCGGCGTTCACCTCCCGCGAAGTGCGCTGGTCGCGCCGGATCCCGCTCGACGTCCACCTCGCCAACCACGCCAGCCACTCCGCGTTCCTGATGCTCGGCCCCGACGGCACCCGGGAGTTCCTCGAGGCCGAGCGGGTCCGGCTGACCCCGCTGTTCCCCGACGGGACGGTCGAGGAGCACTACGTCGTCAGCCTCAGCGTGGCCCTCGTGTGA
- a CDS encoding acyl-CoA dehydrogenase family protein: MRFLPTAEQSDFARTLHGLLGASDVPAAVRAWGSGDHGPGRAVWSRLAGTGLFALAADEAYDGVGLLPVELALGFVELGRAGMPGPVVETAAAAVLLSALGAAGEEGPAKRFLPGLVAGEALATLTLPGGGPYVLDADAATYCFTVSAAGELRMAGGTGAGGAGDLLRSTDPARRLSRPAAEGELLAAGPRVSAAAATALGWARLLTAAQCLGVGEALLASTVQYVKQRTQFGTPIGGFQAVKHRLADTLLALEFARPLVWAAALGLAPWEVAAAKLAAGEAAYAAAMTALQLHGAVGYTEELDLSLWLRKARPLRDAWGSPSVCRTAVLRERDG, from the coding sequence ATGCGCTTCCTGCCGACTGCGGAACAGTCGGACTTCGCCCGTACGCTGCACGGCCTGCTCGGCGCCTCGGACGTGCCGGCGGCCGTACGGGCGTGGGGTTCCGGGGACCACGGGCCGGGGCGGGCGGTGTGGTCCCGGCTCGCGGGGACGGGCCTGTTCGCGCTGGCGGCGGACGAGGCGTATGACGGGGTGGGGCTGCTGCCGGTGGAGCTGGCCCTCGGCTTCGTGGAGCTGGGCCGGGCGGGGATGCCGGGCCCGGTGGTGGAGACGGCCGCGGCGGCCGTGCTCCTGTCGGCGCTCGGGGCGGCCGGGGAGGAGGGGCCGGCGAAGCGCTTCCTGCCGGGGCTGGTGGCGGGCGAGGCCCTGGCCACGCTGACGCTGCCGGGCGGGGGACCGTACGTACTGGACGCGGATGCGGCGACGTACTGCTTCACGGTGTCGGCGGCGGGCGAGCTCCGGATGGCGGGCGGCACCGGGGCGGGCGGGGCCGGGGATCTGCTGAGGTCCACGGACCCGGCGCGCCGGCTGTCCCGGCCGGCGGCGGAGGGGGAGCTGCTGGCCGCCGGGCCCCGGGTCTCGGCGGCGGCGGCGACGGCCCTGGGCTGGGCGCGGCTGCTGACGGCGGCGCAGTGCCTGGGGGTGGGCGAGGCCCTGCTGGCGAGCACGGTGCAGTACGTGAAGCAGCGCACGCAGTTCGGCACGCCGATCGGCGGCTTCCAGGCGGTGAAGCACCGGCTGGCGGACACGCTGCTGGCCCTGGAGTTCGCGCGGCCACTGGTGTGGGCGGCGGCGCTGGGCCTGGCGCCGTGGGAGGTCGCGGCGGCGAAGCTGGCCGCGGGCGAGGCGGCGTACGCGGCGGCCATGACGGCGCTGCAGCTCCACGGGGCCGTCGGCTACACGGAGGAGCTCGACCTCTCCCTGTGGCTGCGCAAGGCGCGGCCGCTGCGCGACGCGTGGGGCTCGCCGTCGGTGTGCCGGACGGCGGTGCTCCGGGAACGCGACGGGTGA
- a CDS encoding acyl-CoA dehydrogenase family protein: protein MDLTHAPEVEAFRAEARAWLAGHVPDSPLPSLETAEGFAAHREWEAQLYADRWSAVSWPEEYGGRGVDIERWLVFEEEYWAAGAPGRVSQNGISLLAPTLFDHGTPEQRARVLPPMASGEVIWAQAWSEPESGSDLASLTSRAVRTGGGWLLSGQKTWSSRAAFADRAFGIFRTDPGAAKPHQGLTYLMFDLRAPGMTVRPIGRLDGKPAFAELFLDEVFVPDTDVIGEPGQGWRIAMSTTGNERGLTLRSPGRFLAAADRLAGLWRAAGDPADTALRNRVADAAVGARAYELFTWAAASRFAAGERIGAESSLNKVFWSQYDIALHETALDLLGADAELAEGAWAEPWVFSLAGPIYAGTNEIQRDIIAERLLGLPKGRR, encoded by the coding sequence ATGGACCTGACCCACGCACCGGAGGTGGAGGCCTTCCGGGCCGAGGCACGCGCCTGGCTCGCCGGCCACGTCCCGGATTCCCCCCTCCCCTCCCTGGAGACGGCGGAGGGCTTCGCGGCGCACCGGGAGTGGGAGGCGCAGCTGTACGCGGACCGCTGGTCGGCGGTGTCCTGGCCCGAGGAGTACGGCGGCCGCGGCGTGGACATCGAGCGGTGGCTGGTCTTCGAGGAGGAGTACTGGGCGGCGGGGGCGCCCGGCCGGGTCTCCCAGAACGGCATCAGCCTCCTCGCACCGACCCTCTTCGACCACGGGACGCCCGAGCAGAGGGCGCGGGTGCTGCCGCCGATGGCGAGCGGCGAGGTGATCTGGGCGCAGGCCTGGTCGGAGCCGGAGTCGGGCTCCGACCTGGCCTCGCTGACGTCGCGGGCCGTGCGCACCGGGGGCGGCTGGCTGCTGTCGGGGCAGAAGACCTGGTCCTCGCGGGCGGCGTTCGCGGACCGGGCGTTCGGCATCTTCCGTACGGACCCGGGGGCCGCGAAACCGCACCAGGGGCTGACGTACCTGATGTTCGACCTGCGCGCGCCGGGGATGACGGTACGGCCCATCGGCCGGCTGGACGGGAAGCCCGCCTTCGCGGAGCTCTTCCTCGACGAGGTCTTCGTACCGGACACGGACGTGATCGGGGAGCCGGGGCAGGGCTGGCGGATCGCGATGTCGACGACGGGCAACGAGCGCGGGCTGACGCTGCGTTCGCCGGGGCGCTTCCTCGCGGCGGCGGACCGGCTGGCCGGGCTGTGGCGGGCGGCCGGGGATCCGGCGGACACCGCGCTGCGGAACCGGGTGGCGGACGCGGCGGTCGGGGCGCGCGCGTACGAGCTGTTCACCTGGGCCGCGGCCTCGCGGTTCGCGGCGGGCGAGCGGATCGGCGCCGAGTCCAGCCTGAACAAGGTGTTCTGGTCGCAGTACGACATCGCCCTGCACGAGACGGCGCTGGACCTGCTGGGCGCGGACGCGGAGCTGGCGGAGGGCGCGTGGGCGGAGCCCTGGGTCTTCTCGCTGGCCGGGCCGATCTACGCGGGCACGAACGAGATCCAGCGCGACATCATCGCCGAGCGCCTGCTCGGCCTCCCGAAGGGCCGCCGCTGA
- a CDS encoding SDR family oxidoreductase has translation MSLNTPNTPGYVPGHGLLQGRTAVVTAAAGAGIGGATARRFLEEGARIVIGDAHARRLKETEDALAAEFGADRVASLPCDVTDEGQVRALFALAERAHGRLDVVVNNAGLGGTAALVDMTDEQWGKVLDVTLNGTFRCTRAALQSLKASRRGGVIVNNASVVGWRAQSGQAHYAAAKAGVMALTRCAALEAAEFGVRINAVAPSLAMHPHLAKVTSEELLRELTAREAFGRYAEPWEVANVIVFLASGYSSYMTGETVSVSSQRA, from the coding sequence ATGAGCCTGAACACCCCCAACACCCCCGGCTACGTGCCGGGTCACGGGCTGCTCCAGGGCCGCACCGCCGTCGTCACCGCCGCCGCCGGCGCCGGGATCGGCGGGGCCACCGCCCGCCGCTTCCTGGAGGAGGGCGCCCGCATCGTCATCGGCGACGCGCACGCCCGCCGCCTGAAGGAGACCGAGGACGCCCTCGCCGCCGAGTTCGGCGCCGACCGCGTCGCCTCCCTCCCCTGCGACGTCACCGACGAGGGCCAGGTCCGGGCCCTGTTCGCGCTCGCCGAGCGGGCCCACGGCCGCCTCGACGTCGTCGTCAACAACGCCGGCCTCGGCGGCACCGCCGCCCTCGTCGACATGACCGACGAACAGTGGGGGAAGGTCCTCGACGTCACCCTGAACGGCACCTTCCGCTGCACCCGCGCCGCCCTGCAGTCACTGAAGGCCTCCCGGCGGGGCGGGGTCATCGTCAACAACGCCTCCGTCGTCGGCTGGCGCGCCCAGAGCGGCCAGGCCCACTACGCCGCCGCCAAAGCCGGCGTGATGGCGCTGACCCGCTGCGCGGCACTGGAAGCGGCCGAGTTCGGCGTCCGGATCAACGCGGTCGCCCCGAGCCTGGCCATGCACCCGCACCTGGCGAAGGTCACCAGCGAGGAACTGCTGCGCGAGCTGACGGCCCGCGAGGCCTTCGGCCGCTACGCCGAGCCGTGGGAGGTCGCCAACGTCATCGTCTTCCTGGCCAGCGGCTACTCGTCGTACATGACCGGCGAGACCGTCTCGGTCAGCAGCCAGCGCGCCTAG
- a CDS encoding TetR/AcrR family transcriptional regulator codes for MPTNRPTNQPTRPTPKKKPQVTATPERRRELLDTAAEVFAAQGYNATTVRKIADAAGMLAGSLYYHFDSKESMLDEILSAFLNELWQGYDTVLAAGLGPRETIEALVTESFREIDRHRAAVAIYQKESRALCVQPRFHYLSDSQQKFEKAWLGTLERGVAAQVFRADLDIRLTYRFVRDTVWVAASWYRPGGQHSPEEIARQYLSMVLDGIAVRT; via the coding sequence GTGCCAACGAACCGACCGACGAACCAGCCGACCCGGCCGACACCCAAGAAGAAGCCCCAGGTGACGGCCACGCCCGAGCGCCGCCGCGAGCTCCTCGACACCGCCGCCGAGGTCTTCGCCGCGCAGGGCTACAACGCCACCACCGTCCGCAAGATCGCCGACGCCGCCGGCATGCTCGCCGGCAGCCTCTACTACCACTTCGATTCCAAGGAATCGATGCTCGACGAGATCCTCTCGGCCTTCCTGAACGAGCTCTGGCAGGGCTACGACACCGTCCTCGCCGCCGGCCTCGGCCCGAGGGAGACCATCGAGGCCCTCGTCACCGAGTCCTTCCGGGAGATCGACCGGCACCGCGCCGCCGTCGCGATCTACCAGAAGGAGTCCCGCGCCCTCTGCGTGCAGCCCCGCTTCCACTACCTGTCCGACTCGCAGCAGAAGTTCGAGAAGGCCTGGCTGGGGACGCTGGAGCGCGGGGTCGCCGCCCAGGTCTTCCGCGCCGACCTCGACATCCGCCTCACCTACCGCTTCGTGCGCGACACGGTGTGGGTGGCGGCGTCCTGGTACCGGCCGGGAGGACAGCACAGCCCCGAGGAGATCGCCCGCCAGTACCTCTCGATGGTGCTGGACGGGATCGCCGTGCGTACGTAA
- a CDS encoding acetyl-CoA C-acetyltransferase, giving the protein MPEAYIVEAVRTPVGRRKGGLSAVHPADLGAHVLKALVERSGVDPAAVEDVVFGCLDTVGPQAGDIARTAWLAAGLPEEVPGVTVDRQCGSSQQAVHFAAQGVLSGTQDLVVAGGTQNMSMIPIAFASRQAAQPLGLTEGPYAGSEGWRARYGDAPVNQFHGAELIAQKWGITRRAMEAFALRSHQRALRAIDEGRFERETVAYGDVRADEGPRRDTTLEKMAGLRPVAEGGTITAAVSSQVSDGAAAMLIASERAVAEHGLRPRARIHHLSVRGEDPIRMLSAPIPATAHALKKTGMSLDDIDLVEINEAFAPVVLAWLKETGADPERVNVNGGAIALGHPLGATGVKLMTTLLHELERTGGRYGLQTMCEGGGQANVTIIERL; this is encoded by the coding sequence ATGCCCGAGGCCTACATAGTCGAAGCGGTACGCACGCCCGTGGGGCGGCGTAAAGGGGGCCTGTCCGCGGTCCACCCGGCCGACCTGGGCGCGCACGTCCTGAAGGCGCTGGTCGAGCGGTCCGGGGTGGACCCGGCCGCCGTCGAGGACGTGGTCTTCGGCTGCCTGGACACGGTGGGCCCGCAGGCCGGGGACATCGCCCGCACCGCATGGCTGGCGGCGGGGCTGCCAGAGGAAGTGCCGGGCGTCACGGTGGACCGCCAGTGCGGCTCCTCGCAGCAGGCCGTCCACTTCGCGGCGCAGGGCGTGCTCTCCGGGACCCAGGACCTGGTCGTGGCCGGCGGGACCCAGAACATGTCGATGATCCCGATCGCCTTCGCGTCCCGGCAGGCGGCGCAGCCGCTCGGCCTCACGGAGGGCCCGTACGCGGGCAGCGAGGGCTGGCGGGCCCGGTACGGGGACGCGCCGGTGAACCAGTTCCACGGCGCCGAGCTGATCGCGCAGAAGTGGGGCATCACGCGCCGCGCCATGGAGGCATTCGCGCTGCGGTCCCACCAGCGGGCCCTGCGCGCGATCGACGAGGGCCGCTTCGAGCGCGAGACCGTCGCGTACGGGGACGTCCGGGCCGACGAGGGCCCGCGCCGGGACACCACCCTGGAGAAGATGGCGGGCCTGCGGCCGGTGGCCGAGGGCGGCACGATCACGGCGGCCGTCTCCTCGCAGGTCTCGGACGGCGCGGCGGCGATGCTGATCGCCTCCGAGCGGGCCGTCGCCGAACACGGCCTGCGGCCGCGGGCCCGCATCCACCACCTGTCCGTACGCGGCGAGGACCCCATCCGGATGCTGTCGGCGCCGATCCCGGCGACGGCGCACGCGCTGAAGAAGACCGGCATGTCGCTGGACGACATCGACCTCGTGGAGATCAACGAGGCGTTCGCCCCGGTCGTCCTGGCCTGGCTGAAGGAGACCGGCGCCGACCCCGAACGGGTGAACGTCAACGGCGGGGCCATCGCGTTGGGCCATCCGCTGGGCGCCACGGGAGTGAAACTGATGACCACGCTGCTCCACGAGCTGGAGCGGACGGGGGGCCGCTACGGGCTGCAGACCATGTGCGAGGGCGGCGGCCAGGCCAACGTCACCATCATCGAGCGGCTGTAG
- a CDS encoding cold-shock protein, whose protein sequence is MALGTVKWFNSEKGFGFIEQDGGGPDVFAHYSNIATQGFRELTEGQRVSFDVTQGQKGPQAENILPAN, encoded by the coding sequence ATGGCACTTGGCACCGTGAAGTGGTTCAACTCGGAAAAGGGCTTCGGCTTCATCGAGCAGGACGGTGGCGGTCCGGACGTGTTCGCCCACTACTCGAACATCGCCACCCAGGGCTTCCGTGAGCTCACCGAGGGTCAGCGCGTCTCGTTCGACGTGACCCAGGGCCAGAAGGGCCCCCAGGCGGAGAACATCCTCCCCGCCAACTAA
- a CDS encoding DEAD/DEAH box helicase, whose product MTSSSSARPSRRPTRGRGAAQGRPKAGAGRQKSAPVARPQEFTMPEPLTPALPPVAAFEDMGMPEALLKTLAAQGVTEPFPIQSATLPNSLAGRDLLGRGRTGSGKTLAFGLALLARTTGRRAQPKQPLALVLVPTRELAQQVTDALAPYATAVNLRIATVVGGMSINRQSGALRRGAEVLVATPGRLKDLIDRGDADLSQVAITVLDEADQMTDMGFMPQVTALLKQVEPEGQTMLFSATLDKNIDKLVKMFLHDPVAFSVDPSAGAVSTMEHHVLYVMDETDKKAVATRIAARDGRVIMFVDTKRGVDRMVKKLLADGVRASGLHGGRSQPQRNRTLDWFKTGEVTALIATNVAARGIHIDDLDLVVNIDPPTDHKDYLHRGGRTARAGESGSVVTLVLPDQKRDMSRLMSDAGISPRTAQIKSSDEELSRLTGAKEPSGIPVVLEVPQQPAPAGRRSGGQGGGSGRSANPRRRSGGSSAAQGGAAPAGGGEGRSRRARSGAGQGGGGQTGARGQGGQGAARGQGGGGQGGSRSGGAPAGARRRSGGGRPAAGRTSS is encoded by the coding sequence ATGACCAGCTCCAGCTCCGCACGACCCAGCCGCCGCCCCACCCGGGGTCGAGGTGCGGCACAGGGACGTCCGAAGGCTGGCGCGGGACGGCAGAAGTCCGCCCCCGTCGCCCGGCCCCAAGAATTCACCATGCCCGAACCTCTGACCCCGGCCCTGCCGCCGGTGGCCGCGTTCGAGGACATGGGCATGCCCGAGGCGCTGCTGAAGACCCTCGCCGCCCAGGGCGTCACCGAGCCGTTCCCGATCCAGTCCGCGACGCTGCCGAACTCGCTCGCCGGCCGTGACCTGCTCGGCCGCGGCCGTACCGGCTCCGGCAAGACGCTGGCCTTCGGCCTGGCGCTGCTGGCCCGTACCACCGGCCGCCGCGCACAGCCGAAGCAGCCGCTCGCGCTGGTCCTCGTACCGACCCGTGAGCTCGCGCAGCAGGTGACCGACGCCCTGGCCCCGTACGCCACGGCCGTCAACCTGCGCATCGCGACCGTCGTCGGCGGCATGTCGATCAACCGGCAGTCGGGCGCGCTGCGCCGCGGCGCCGAGGTGCTCGTCGCCACTCCCGGCCGCCTGAAGGACCTCATCGACCGCGGTGACGCCGACCTCTCGCAGGTCGCGATCACGGTCCTCGACGAGGCCGACCAGATGACCGACATGGGCTTCATGCCGCAGGTCACCGCACTGCTCAAGCAGGTCGAGCCCGAGGGCCAGACCATGCTGTTCTCGGCGACCCTCGACAAGAACATCGACAAGCTCGTCAAGATGTTCCTGCACGACCCGGTCGCCTTCTCCGTCGACCCGTCCGCCGGCGCGGTCAGCACGATGGAGCACCACGTCCTGTACGTCATGGACGAGACCGACAAGAAGGCCGTGGCCACGCGCATAGCCGCTCGCGACGGCCGGGTGATCATGTTCGTGGACACCAAGCGCGGTGTCGACCGCATGGTCAAGAAGCTCCTGGCGGACGGCGTCCGCGCTTCCGGCCTGCACGGCGGCCGCTCGCAGCCGCAGCGCAACCGGACCCTGGACTGGTTCAAGACCGGCGAGGTCACCGCGCTGATCGCCACGAACGTGGCCGCGCGCGGCATCCACATCGACGACCTCGACCTGGTCGTCAACATCGACCCGCCGACCGACCACAAGGACTACCTGCACCGTGGCGGCCGTACCGCCCGCGCCGGCGAGTCCGGCAGCGTGGTCACCCTGGTGCTCCCCGACCAGAAGCGGGACATGTCCCGCCTGATGTCGGACGCCGGGATCTCCCCGCGCACCGCGCAGATCAAGTCCTCCGACGAGGAGCTGTCCCGGCTCACCGGCGCCAAGGAGCCCTCGGGCATCCCCGTGGTCCTCGAGGTGCCGCAGCAGCCGGCCCCGGCGGGCCGGCGCTCCGGCGGCCAGGGCGGCGGCAGCGGCCGTTCCGCGAACCCGCGCCGCCGCTCCGGCGGGTCCTCCGCCGCGCAGGGCGGCGCTGCGCCGGCCGGCGGCGGCGAGGGCCGTTCGCGTCGGGCCCGCTCCGGCGCAGGCCAGGGCGGTGGCGGCCAGACCGGCGCCCGCGGCCAGGGCGGCCAGGGCGCCGCACGCGGTCAGGGTGGCGGCGGCCAGGGCGGTTCCCGCTCCGGCGGTGCTCCGGCCGGCGCGCGTCGCCGCTCGGGCGGCGGGCGTCCCGCGGCGGGGCGCACCAGCTCCTGA